The stretch of DNA GACAACGGTGACACCCGAGATCGACGACCTCTTCGCCGCCATCAAGGCGGAACACGGCAGCGACGCGCTCGACCGCGTCGAGGAAATGCTCGAACCGCGGCGACGCAGCGAGACGCGCCACCCCCTCCAGCAGGACGCCAAATGGGTGCTGCCAGGAATATCCCAGACGCCGTGGCACGACCCGTACGCCTATCCCGAACTCCTGCCGCTCGTCACCGAGCTGGAGTCCCATCACGCGCAGATCAAGGCTGATCAGGAGCGCGCCTGGGTGGAGCAGCGGGACAGCTTCTCGGACTACGAGCACTACCTCGTGAGCCAGCGGAACTGGCAGGCCCTCTACCTCTACCGTGACGGCGCCCTGGCCGAGGAGTCACAGCGCGTCGCGCCCACCGCCTACCGAGTGCTGAAGGAACACGCCGTCGACACGGACGTGATCTGCCCCCTGCTCGAGTCGCACTTCTCGACGTTGCTGCCGGGCGCCTCCATCAAGCCGCACTGCGACCTGTGGAACTTCAGCATCAATCTGCACCTGGCCATCGACATCCCCGAGGGTGCGGGCCTCCGCGTGGCCGACGAGGCGCGTACCTGGGACGAGGGCAAGTGCCTCCTTTTCGACTACTCCTTCGAGCACGAGGCGTGGAACGGCAACGACGAGCGGACCCGTACCTGTCTGCTCGCGGACCTGTGGCACCCCGAGACCACGCGCGCGGAGCGGGTGGCGCTGACCGCACTCATGAAGGAAATCCAGAAGATGATGGCGGGCTGACCGGGCTGACCGGGCTGACCCGGTACGACGACTGCCGCACAGCGTGAACATCACAACTCGTACGAACAGATGGGTGGAACAGTGGGACAAGAAGCGGTGACTGACGATCGGCCCGAGCGGGCCGATCGCCCCACGGTGTGGCACAGCAGGAACTTCCTGTTGCTGTGGGGCGGGCAGACTGTCGCCGAGCTGGGCTCACGCATATCGAGCGTCGCGGTCCCACTGCTCGCCGCCCAGACACTCGACGCGAGCGTCTTCCAGATCTCGCTCCTGACCACCGTGGCCTGGCTGCCGTATCTGTTCATCTCGCTGCCGGCCGGGCTGATCGCCGACCGGGTCGACCAGCGCAAGCTGATGATCGCCTGCGACCTGGGCCGGATGGCCCTGATGCTTTCGCTGCCTCTCGTCGCGATCGCCGGGGCGCTGAGTCTGGGGTTCCTGTACGCCGTCGTAGGGATCTCCGGCGTACTGACCGTCCTGTTCAACGTGGCCTACCGGTCGAAGCTGCCGCGCCTCCTGGAGGAACACCAGCTCGTCGACGGCAACGCCAAACTCACCCTGAGTCAGGACCTCGGGGAGTTGGTGGGCCCCTCGATCGGCGGTGTGCTCATCGGGGTCCTCGGCGCCGCCAAGACCTTCTTCAGCAACGCCCTCGCCTACCTGATCAGCGCCGTCACGCTGTGGCTGATCCGGGACGAGCCCGACGACCGGAAGACCGAGGCCGCCGAGACCGCCGAGGAGCGGAGGCCGCTGCGCACCCAGCTGACGGAGGGGATCGTCTTCGTCCGCCGGCAACCGATCCTGCGCAGCGTGCTGTTGTGCAGCACGACCTCCAACTTCTTCGTCATGGCCTCCGGATCCATCGAAGTCACCTTCCTGGTACGCGAGTTGGACGCGCCCTCGTCGCTCATCGGGCTCGTTTTCAGTATCAGCGCCATCGGTGGCCTGCTGGTCGGCGCCCTGACCAAGCGCATCTCGGAGCGGGTGGGCACCGCCCGCGTCATCTGGGTGGCCATGGCCGCGCCTGGCCCGCTGTATCTGTGCATGCCGCTGGCCCAGCCCGGCTGGGGCGTCCTGCTGTACGGCGTCGGCCTCGCCGCGTTCTCCGCCAACGTGGTGCTGTACAACGTCGCCGCCACCTCGTACCGGCAACGCGTCACCCCGTCCCACATGCTCGGCAGGGTCAACGCCACCTTCCTGTGGATCTGCTACGGAGCCATCCCGCTGGGCTCCCTGACCGGCGGAGCCCTCGCCAGCGCGCTCGGCCTGCGGACCGCGCTGTGGATCTGCGTCCTGGGTACGTGGAGTGCCTCCCTGTGGGTCGTCTTCTCGCCGCTGCGCAGGATGCGTGACCTTCCCGAGAGCCGGGCGGTCCCCGAGACCGTATGAGGCACATGCGAGAACCCCGCACGTACGAAGGCGAGGCGGTCTCCCGCCTCGCCTTCGTACGTGCGGGGTTGCCCGCCGTCTTCATGTGCCGTGCCGGAAACGGGCTCAGTACGCGGGTAGTTCCAGGCCACCGATGCGTCGTACGCCGTCCGGGAACCGGAACTCGAAGGTGAGGGCCGCGCGGGCCTCCTCGATGGTCCGCACCATCGCCTCGTGGCTCTCGGCGACCCCAGAGATGGTGTCCAGGGTCAGCGTCGTGGACCCGCCGGGAAGCTCGTCGCCCGGGCGGACGAAGTTCCGGTACGTGGTGACCCCCGGCATCTCGCGGACGGTGTCGGCTCCGTGCACGGCTTCGAGCCGGCCGGGCCGCACGGGGGCGATGTTGTTGTACTGGTAGCGGACCTTGCCGCCGAAGTCGAAGGGCGGGAGGTACGGCTGCTCGCCCAGGGCCATGAGCCCGCCGACGCGGACGAGATCCACACCGCACGCCTCGCGCGCCATCATGTTGATGTGGGCGGAGATCCGTCCGTTGATCTCGATGATGCCCGGCCCGTCGGGGGTGAGTTTCACCTCGGTGTGGGTGAAGCCGCAGTCGGATCCGACCGCCTCCAGGGAGCGGGTGACCAGATCGAGGATCTCCTGCTCCTCCGCGAGCGGCAGATGGCTGGGCCAGACCCTGCCGGTGCCCCGGAACGGGGGGACCACGGGTGTCTTGCCGGTGAGGACGAAGTGGGTGATGCCCGCGGGGGTGCAGATGCTCTCGACCGACACGTAGTCCCCGAACGGACCGCTCGGCCGCCCCCGCAGGAACTCCTCGATCACGAAGGGCCTCCAGGACCCCGCCGCGTGTATCTCCGTGAGGCGCTCCAGGACTTCCGCGGCTTCCTCCTGCGAGGAGATCGCGTGGGTGTCCTGGCTGCTCCAGCCCGTGACGGGCTTGACGATGGCCGGCAGGCCGACCTCGGCCAGCGCGGCCGACCAGTCGTCGAGGACCTCGACGACGCTGGTGCGCGTTCGGTCGATGCCCGCCTCCCGGAGAACGCGTCGCTGCAGCCCCTTGTCGGTGAAGATGCGGGCGGTGCTGACCGATTGGCCGGGCAGGCCCATGGCTGCTGCCAGCTCGGCGGCGGGGCGGATCAGCCTCTCGCTGAAGGTGAGCACCGCGTCGGGACCGATCGCGCGGATCAGCTCCACGTCGTCCGACGAGTCGCCCGTGAGCGTGAAGGTCCGGCCCAACTGCTCGATGACCGGCCGCATCTGCTCCACGTGCGGGGAGCCCTGCGGCAGCAGGAAGACGATGTCGCCCAGCGGGGCGAGACCGGTGCCGATCTCGCCCGCGGGAACCGCCCCGGCGTCGTACAGCACGGCGAACAACGGTCGGGTTCGTGTGTTCATGATCAGATTCCTCTGCCGGCCGGAACGGCCACGGTTGCTGGACTCGACGGATTGGCCACCAGGGCTGCCAGCGCCTCTTGCAGGGCTCCGGCATAGGACTCGACCGAGCCCCGGGGCACGGCCTCGGGGTCGAAGCCGATGCGTACCTGACCGCTGTCGCCGCGGATCTCCAAGTTGACGTGGAAGGAGGAGCTTGGCTTGCCCCGTCGCCACCAGTCACGCGTCGGCACCGCTGCGAGGCGGCCGAGCTCCTGGTAGGCGTGGAAGTTCATGAAGTTGAAGGTGACGTCGAACGCGGGCCTTCCAAGGCGCTCCACGATCTTCGCCTGCGGGTACGCGCGGTGCTGCGCGCCTTCCCGTTCGGC from Streptomyces sp. BA2 encodes:
- a CDS encoding aspartyl/asparaginyl beta-hydroxylase domain-containing protein, with amino-acid sequence MTPEIDDLFAAIKAEHGSDALDRVEEMLEPRRRSETRHPLQQDAKWVLPGISQTPWHDPYAYPELLPLVTELESHHAQIKADQERAWVEQRDSFSDYEHYLVSQRNWQALYLYRDGALAEESQRVAPTAYRVLKEHAVDTDVICPLLESHFSTLLPGASIKPHCDLWNFSINLHLAIDIPEGAGLRVADEARTWDEGKCLLFDYSFEHEAWNGNDERTRTCLLADLWHPETTRAERVALTALMKEIQKMMAG
- a CDS encoding MFS transporter, encoding MTDDRPERADRPTVWHSRNFLLLWGGQTVAELGSRISSVAVPLLAAQTLDASVFQISLLTTVAWLPYLFISLPAGLIADRVDQRKLMIACDLGRMALMLSLPLVAIAGALSLGFLYAVVGISGVLTVLFNVAYRSKLPRLLEEHQLVDGNAKLTLSQDLGELVGPSIGGVLIGVLGAAKTFFSNALAYLISAVTLWLIRDEPDDRKTEAAETAEERRPLRTQLTEGIVFVRRQPILRSVLLCSTTSNFFVMASGSIEVTFLVRELDAPSSLIGLVFSISAIGGLLVGALTKRISERVGTARVIWVAMAAPGPLYLCMPLAQPGWGVLLYGVGLAAFSANVVLYNVAATSYRQRVTPSHMLGRVNATFLWICYGAIPLGSLTGGALASALGLRTALWICVLGTWSASLWVVFSPLRRMRDLPESRAVPETV
- a CDS encoding ATP-grasp domain-containing protein, translated to MNTRTRPLFAVLYDAGAVPAGEIGTGLAPLGDIVFLLPQGSPHVEQMRPVIEQLGRTFTLTGDSSDDVELIRAIGPDAVLTFSERLIRPAAELAAAMGLPGQSVSTARIFTDKGLQRRVLREAGIDRTRTSVVEVLDDWSAALAEVGLPAIVKPVTGWSSQDTHAISSQEEAAEVLERLTEIHAAGSWRPFVIEEFLRGRPSGPFGDYVSVESICTPAGITHFVLTGKTPVVPPFRGTGRVWPSHLPLAEEQEILDLVTRSLEAVGSDCGFTHTEVKLTPDGPGIIEINGRISAHINMMAREACGVDLVRVGGLMALGEQPYLPPFDFGGKVRYQYNNIAPVRPGRLEAVHGADTVREMPGVTTYRNFVRPGDELPGGSTTLTLDTISGVAESHEAMVRTIEEARAALTFEFRFPDGVRRIGGLELPAY